From the Malaclemys terrapin pileata isolate rMalTer1 chromosome 13, rMalTer1.hap1, whole genome shotgun sequence genome, one window contains:
- the LOC128847953 gene encoding olfactory receptor 14A16-like: protein MSNQTNMIKFLLLGFSDIRELQILHFVVFLVLYLISLLGNLLIVTAIALNHHLHTPMYFFLMNLSILDLGAISVTIPKSMANSLMNTRSISYSGCVAQVFLLIFFASADFAILTVMAYDRYVAICQPLHYERVMNRRACVQMAASAWISVILYSAVHTGNTFAISFCGGNVVDQFFCEVPELLKLACSDSDLSEVGFLIFSVCLASSCFVFIIVSYVQIFTTVLRIPSEQGRHKAFSTCLPHLIVVSLFICTGIFAYLKPTSISPSVLNLLVTVLYSVLPPMMNPIIYSMRNKELKGALSKLIGWRLFSKNKMSIFLLQ, encoded by the coding sequence atgtccaaccaaacCAACATGATCAaattccttctcctgggattctctgacaTTAGGGAGCTGCAGATTTTACACTTTGTGGTGTTTCTAGTGCTTTACCTGATATCCCTGCTGGGGAACCTTCTCATCGTCACAGCCATAGCCCTCAAccaccaccttcacacccccatgtacttcttcctgatgaatctaTCCATCCTAGACCTCGGCGCCATCTCTGTGACCatccccaaatccatggccaatTCCCTCATGAACACCAGATCAATTTCTTATTCTGGTTGTGTTGCCCAAGTCTTTCTCCTCATCTTCTTCGCTTCAGCAGATTTTGCCATATTGACCGTCATGGCGTATGATCGATATGtcgccatctgccaaccactgcactatgagagAGTGATGAACAGaagagcttgtgtccaaatggcagccagtgcctggatcaGTGTTATTCTCTACTCTGCAGTACACACTGGAAACACATTTGCAATATCCTTCTGTGGAGGCAACgtggtggatcagttcttctgtgaagtCCCTGAGCTACTCAAGCTCGCCTGCTctgactcagacctcagtgaagtcGGGTTTCTCATCTTTAGTGTGTGCTTAGCCTCAAGCTGCTTTGTTTTCATaattgtgtcatatgttcagatcttcaccacagtgctgagaatcccctctgagcagggacgccataaagccttctccacctgcctccctcacctcattgtggtctcCTTGTTTATTTGCACTGGGATCTTTGCCTACTTGAAACCCACCTCCATCTCTCCATCAGTTCTGAATCTCTTGGTGACTGTTCTCTATTCTGTGTTGCCACCAATGATGAATCCGATCATCTACAGCATGAGAAACAAGGAGCTCAAAGGTGCACTGAGTAAACTGATAGGTTGGAGGTTATTCTCTAAGaataaaatgtccatatttctccTTCAGTAA